Below is a genomic region from Triticum dicoccoides isolate Atlit2015 ecotype Zavitan chromosome 5A, WEW_v2.0, whole genome shotgun sequence.
CGGCGGCTCCTCCCTCACCTCCTCCTTCGGCACCATCTCCAACTCAGGGATGGCGACGTCGCCGGCCGCGAAGAGGGTTGTCATCTCCTTGAGGCCCTCCCATTGGCGCTCGTCATGCGTgcgcatggagtcctccatgacgtGCGCCATGAGACGAGCCgcctcctccgctgtcatgcgaggaggtggggGTGGAGATGGCGATGGTGTGGGCGTGAGGCCGCGCACCCGCGTACGCCCGCGCACCTCCCGACGTGGCCGCCGCGGACCCGACGCCGTGTCAGCGAAGTAGGACGCGCTCTGCACgtcgtgctcgtcctggagccaCGTGTCCCACAGGACGGAGTCGGGGCGTACCTCTCGTCGTAGtagaggtcgtcggggaggaggtggcggcgacgCCCGATCTCGTCATGCCGCGCACGGCCGCTCGCCGGCACCGGCGGGATGGAGACCCGGTCCGCGGAGAGGTGCCAGTTGTTGGGGAGGTGCACGTCGCTCCACGGGCCCGGCGTCCTCTTCTCCCAGTACCGCCAGCACACGTCCACGGCCAGGTACCGCCGGTCGCGCTCACCGGCGGCCCTAGGGGCGATGGTGAAGGGGTCAGGTGCGGGGTCCCGACTGGAGGAGCGTGGCGGTGATGTGGCATCCTCCTTCTTGGCGGAGCCACGACGGCGTCCTGAGGAGGAGCCGGCCTCCCGGTCATGCTTCCCCTTGCGGCCGTAGTTCCAAAGCTCCATGGCTGCGGCCGGCCGATGAGGTCGAGGACGGGGAGCGGCTAGGCTAGGGTTTTGAGGGTGTCGGTTTCGAGGGGGCAGAGAGGGGCCGGAGTGGGAACTGTGGACGGCGACCGGTCCACGGCTTCCCATTTAAAGAAGGACGGCGAACCTTCGCTGGgcgaatgacaggtggggccacccgccCGTACACATTGATGTTGGCGgctgggaggtaggtggccgcctgccacgcggccccgacgcggacgTTCGAAGCGTCCGTTCGCTGTCCGCCGTGACCCAAACCCGGCGTATGTTTGCGCTTGAAATAGGTCGGTCTGGATACAAAACGGACAAGATAGATCCAGGCCGTCGCACGCTAGGCCGCCTCATTTGTCTCTTTTATCCCTAAATGGATGGGGCCGGACAAAGTGGGGtcggtggagttggcctcactcTCTCACTAACACACACACCTCGCTTTCTTTATCGCCTTCGCCTTCCCCCCCTCAgcagcaaagagagagagagagagatagtgagCGTGTATAGCTCGGTGGCTCCGTCGGCAGCCCGCCGCCAGGACAGTAGCGGAGCAGTATTGGAAACAAGTGAGGTGAGGCTGAGAGCATCCCATCCCATCCACGGCCAGGCCAGGCCACACTCCACACCCCCTCCGATGTCCCTTTGCTCCCCAAGTGGAAAGGGAAAGAGCGAGACCCACCCCGTCTCCCTCCCCCTCCGCCACCCGATCTGCTGCcgcgctgcttcttcttcttcttcttcttcttctttttcttcgcccaggtaaatcttcttcttcttcttcttcttcttcttcttctgggtgGCCGCCGCCGGGAGCTGCAGATTTGGGGGAGCCTGTGGGCGGGCGAGATTTGGGCGCAGGCAGGCAGACACACGAGACGTTTGCTTCACCTTTCTTTCTCCTCAGCAAACTTCCAAATCCAATGCAGCCTACCTTGTTCCATCTGGAGGAAGGGCGGCTCTCCGTCCCGTCCCGTCCCAATCCCTCCCTCCTTCTCAACTCTTGTCTTGTTAGGTCTGCTCGCCTTCTCCGTATGAATCCCTCCCATTCTGCCCAGATCTGCACATGATCCATTCCATTCCCACCTCAACAACCCACGCACATTGGTTTGGATTTGGAGATCCTCcttaggcaggcaggcaggcagctctcgcttttccccttttttttcccTTTCAAAGCCAGCCACCAAGCCATGTACTACAGCAATCATGCTCTTGCTACCTCTGCAATTCTTTTTTCTCCCCATGTTTTAATGCATATTTTGTTTGTCTTtcatgcttgttttttacttcctgTTGGGATTGGGGACTCTCCTCTTCTCTACATCTCTCAACAACAAGAATGCATCTTCTATCAACATCACATTTCACATTTGTGCATAATAGTTCGCAACTGGTCTAATCTTACGTCTCTGTCTTTGTGCAGGTTTCAACAATGGGGCACGACTCCGGTCTGAAGCGCCAGTCCCATTCCAGGCTCAGGCCAGTTCCTGAGCTCCCGCAAACACCTTGCCGTCCTCACGGAGAAAATGACAGAAGATACAGCCAGCTGAAATGCTCGGACGGCGGCGACTCAGGGGAGCTCCGCCTGGGAGTGGGCGGCCACATACCCAATTTCCACTGCAAGAGCCTGCCCACCAGAAGCCGGCTGACCAATGCGGAGGAAATCGCCGTCGCCAAGCGCGGCTCCATGTACCAGAGCTCCAGCGAGATCACCAGGATAAGGAGGCTCCAGGAGGAGGGCAGGAGGAAGATCGACTCCGCGCCCAGCGgggacgagttcctctccttcgacATTgtcgacgacggcgaggcctcctcCCGGCCGAGCACCAGCGGGAGCGGGGCGCAGTACCTCTTCTCCCACCGCAGCCGGCGGTCGGAGGCCGCCAAGTCCTCCGTGGAGACCCGGAGGGTGAACCGGGCGTCCACCAAGGACTTTCTCGACTTGTCCTTTCGTGAGCTGCCCGATGAAGATTTTAAGCTTGGCCGGCCGCGGATGGACTGCACCCTGCTGAAGAGCGATGATGCCGCTGATGGTTTCTTGGAGATAACCATTGAGGAAGAGGAGTCCACAGCAAGAGCCCCCTGCAGAAATGCAGCTCCCCATTTGCTGGATGGAGAGTCTGCTAGAGGTGCAGAAGCAGATCGTCAGCTCAACTCCGGTGTATGTCCTGGTGAAAGTAACCACCATGGTGAGAAGCAGAGGGTTCCAGCAAGTAATATTCCTGATAAGTCTGTGCCAGCAAAGGGGGAGAGCGCCCCTGATGACACCAGTCCATCAGAATGTGTCAATCGCAGCACGGAGAACATCGCTAAATCTGCTCGATCAAGTCCTTTCAAGAAGATGCTGAGCCCGATCATGAAGTCCAAGTCTGTTAGAAGCAGCCCAACTCTTGTTGACAAGGAAGACCCCAACTCTGCTGCTGTGCCGGCAAGCGGCAAAACCTGCGTATCCCGCAAATCGTTGCTCAGTGATCTCTCAAGGACTGAGCGGAGCCAAGGATCGCCCAATTGCCAGCCAAACGGAGAAAGTCGGCATATGACGGAGGCTTCTTTGTCACCTGCTCATCTTCGAGCAGTTCTTAAAATTGATTCCAGAAATGGTATTCCCTTTTATGACTTCTGTGTCGAGGGCCCGGAAGAATCCATTTCTGCTAGGTCCTGGGAGAGTGGGAGTGAACTGAGCCGGATTTACACTTTCCATAGCGGTGGCAAACGAGGAAGCACTGCTGGGAGGTCATCCAAAGACGAACGCAGATGCTTGCCTCCAACTGTAGGCCAGATGCACGCTTCGTCCTATCTTTGCTCTGAAGTTGGAAAAGATGGTGTTCTGAATAATTCTGTCAACACCGAGTTTGTTCTGTACGATACCGCTCACGCAAGACGAAGTTTTGCTGCCGAGGAGAAGACCCAGAGTACAGAGCCCAGTCAGCCGAAATCCTGCGTTGATAAATCGGTCTCTGGTGAATATCCACAGAAGATTAATCTGATTGACCATCAACATGATGCAAGGAATAATCCAGAGGTATCGACATCTCGTCCATGGTCTGAAGAGGATCTTTATCCTCATTTGGAGATTGCAGCAACAGTCATTCAGATTCCATTTAATAAGGACAAGAAGTGTTCGTCCGCTGGTTCTATCAAAGTGGTCACCCCGAGTGGGCTGCATGGATTACCAGACGACAATGAAGTCAGCCCATCATCCTTGCTAGACAGATGGAGGTATGGTGGAGGGTGTGATTGTGGCGGATGGGACATGGCCTGTCCACTCCTCGTCCTCGAGAATGCTGCTTATGATGATAACTGGGTTGATTCTGTGACGAAGGAAAGCAAACACCCCATGGAGCTCCTTGTTCAGGTACACTACCATGCAATGCAACCCCCCTATGTGTATATATACCTATTCATTTACCTAGTACTGATGTGCAGTTCTTGTTTCTGAGGATAATAGGTCAGGTAGGACGATATTTTATTGCCTGCAAGATAACACAAAACTGATCAAACATCTTGTATAAGTAGTTAATTAGCTTTGTTACTCAAGACAATCACCCTCATACCAACTTGTTTATTTGCAGTACTTGTCTCTAGCTGTACGAAACCCATTTCTGTCGTTACGAATACTGATATGATCCCCAGCATACTTGTTGAGGAtaattgtttgggtaggataattgcTCATTGTCTGAAAGAT
It encodes:
- the LOC119304255 gene encoding uncharacterized protein LOC119304255, whose translation is MGHDSGLKRQSHSRLRPVPELPQTPCRPHGENDRRYSQLKCSDGGDSGELRLGVGGHIPNFHCKSLPTRSRLTNAEEIAVAKRGSMYQSSSEITRIRRLQEEGRRKIDSAPSGDEFLSFDIVDDGEASSRPSTSGSGAQYLFSHRSRRSEAAKSSVETRRVNRASTKDFLDLSFRELPDEDFKLGRPRMDCTLLKSDDAADGFLEITIEEEESTARAPCRNAAPHLLDGESARGAEADRQLNSGVCPGESNHHGEKQRVPASNIPDKSVPAKGESAPDDTSPSECVNRSTENIAKSARSSPFKKMLSPIMKSKSVRSSPTLVDKEDPNSAAVPASGKTCVSRKSLLSDLSRTERSQGSPNCQPNGESRHMTEASLSPAHLRAVLKIDSRNGIPFYDFCVEGPEESISARSWESGSELSRIYTFHSGGKRGSTAGRSSKDERRCLPPTVGQMHASSYLCSEVGKDGVLNNSVNTEFVLYDTAHARRSFAAEEKTQSTEPSQPKSCVDKSVSGEYPQKINLIDHQHDARNNPEVSTSRPWSEEDLYPHLEIAATVIQIPFNKDKKCSSAGSIKVVTPSGLHGLPDDNEVSPSSLLDRWRYGGGCDCGGWDMACPLLVLENAAYDDNWVDSVTKESKHPMELLVQGSKEEIPALSMKADGKGQLLVDFHARLSALQAFSVCISLLHCSEASTAVVIEKGKHKLYSSSLKMLLEGEVMQLIEAVTAEEKKKLKTTKREKAPPSVVFDPRRPPFSPLGRV